One Elusimicrobiota bacterium genomic region harbors:
- the tsaD gene encoding tRNA (adenosine(37)-N6)-threonylcarbamoyltransferase complex transferase subunit TsaD has translation MSKIILGIESSCDETSAAIVENGRKVLSNIVSSQENIHKKYFGVVPELASREHIKNINIVIEKAFSAAGTNFNNISAISYTRGPGLAGSLLVGQVTAQTLAFLYDVPLVDVNHLEGHLYASFIENPELKPPFLSLIVSGGHTELVIVKDFGKYKFLGGTRDDAAGEAFDKVAKLLKLSYPGGPQIDKQSKKGNSEAIAFPRPYLWGSWDFSFSGLKTAVVNFVKNNRKINIADLCASFQQAVIDTLKCKTFKAAEEFKMKRIVVGGGVSANSSLRDQFLSEGKERGFDVYLPSVKYCTDNAAMIACAGYFKFIHYKNKGNDGIHRIDPGMKLKSWN, from the coding sequence ATGTCAAAAATTATTTTAGGTATAGAATCTTCATGCGATGAAACATCTGCTGCAATAGTAGAAAACGGCAGAAAAGTACTCTCAAATATTGTTTCTTCACAGGAAAATATTCATAAAAAGTATTTCGGGGTTGTGCCTGAGCTTGCCAGCCGCGAGCATATAAAAAATATAAACATAGTCATAGAAAAAGCTTTCAGCGCTGCCGGGACTAATTTCAATAATATTTCGGCAATAAGTTATACAAGAGGGCCGGGCCTGGCAGGCTCGCTTTTGGTGGGGCAAGTAACTGCCCAGACATTAGCCTTCCTTTATGATGTTCCTCTTGTAGATGTAAATCATCTTGAAGGGCATCTTTATGCATCATTCATTGAAAATCCTGAACTTAAACCTCCGTTTTTAAGTTTAATCGTATCAGGCGGCCACACAGAATTGGTTATTGTGAAGGATTTTGGTAAATACAAATTTTTGGGGGGAACCCGTGACGACGCGGCCGGAGAAGCTTTTGATAAAGTTGCAAAACTTTTAAAGCTTTCTTATCCCGGCGGCCCTCAAATTGATAAACAATCAAAAAAAGGCAATAGCGAAGCGATAGCTTTTCCAAGGCCATATTTGTGGGGAAGCTGGGATTTTTCTTTTTCAGGTTTAAAAACTGCGGTGGTAAATTTTGTTAAAAATAATAGAAAAATAAACATTGCAGATTTGTGCGCTTCGTTTCAGCAAGCCGTTATTGATACTCTTAAATGTAAAACATTTAAGGCAGCGGAAGAATTTAAAATGAAAAGAATCGTTGTCGGCGGCGGGGTTTCTGCAAATTCTTCTTTAAGAGATCAGTTTTTGTCTGAAGGGAAGGAAAGAGGGTTTGATGTTTATCTTCCTTCTGTAAAATATTGTACCGATAATGCTGCTATGATTGCCTGCGCGGGATATTTTAAATTTATTCATTACAAAAATAAAGGAAATGACGGAATTCACAGAATAGATCCCGGGATGAAACTCAAAAGCTGGAACTAA